The genome window CCGCCACGCATGGCGAGCACGCCGACCGCGCGCTTCGCGTGGTCGAACAGCACGCGGCGCACGGTGATGTTGCGCTCGATGCGCAGGTTCTTGCGCGAAAGCGCCGGGTGCAGATACTCGAAACTGCTCGACGAACGCTGGCCGTTGCGCGCGTTGACATCGTAGATGCCCGCGCCTTCGAAATGCGCGCCGTTGAAGTCGTCGGTGAGCGGATAGCCTGCCTGCTGCGCGCCTTGCAGAAAATTCTGGCAGATGGGATGCGCCGCGCCCTTCATCGGCGAAATGCTGATTTTGCCCTTCGCGCCGTGATATTCCGTGTCACCGGCCGGATGCGATTCGAGCCGCCGGAAATACGGCAGCACGTCGCGAAAGCCCCAGCCCGCGTTGCCCGCGCGCTCCCAGTCGTCGAAGTCGTGCGGCTGGCCGCGCACGTAGATCATCGCGTTGATCGAGCCGGAGCCGCCCTGCACCTTGCCGCGCGGACAGTACAGCGAGCGGTCGTTGAGTTCGCGCTCGGGCTCGCTGTAGTACATCCAGTTGTACTCGGGGTTGTAGTAGGTCTTCGTGAAGCCGACCGGAATCTTGAACCAGAACGAGGCGTCCTCGCCGCCCGCTTCCAGCAGCAGCACCGAATGCTCGCCCGATTCCGAAAGCCTGTCGGCCAGAATGCAGCCCGCCGAGCCTGCGCCCACGATGATGTAATCGAATTCCATGTGTTCCTGACGATTCATGTTGATTGCCTGAGCCGTTTGGCGTGAGGACTTAGCCCTTCGCGGGCGCGAGATCCTTCACGTCGAAGGGCTTCGATGCCATCTGCAAATGCAGGCGCTCGCCGGTGTACGGCGTATGCGCGCGCACGACGTCCATGTTCAGTTCGACGCCCAGGCCCGGCTCCGTCGACGGAACGATGTAGCCGTCCTCCCAGCGGATCGGCGTCTTGAGCACTTGCGCATGAAAACCGTCCCATGTGCCGATGCTTTCCTGAATCAGGAAGTTGGGCGAACAGGCGGCGATCTGCACGCTCGCCGCCGCGCCGACCGGCCCGTTGTAGAGATGCGGCGCGATCTGCGCGTAATAGACTTCGGCGAGGCTCGCAATCTTCTTCGCTTCGAGCAGGCCGCCCACGCGCCCGACGTTGAATTGCAAGATCGATGCAGCGCGCGCGTCGAGCAATCGGAAGAACTCGTACTTGGTCGTCAGGCGCTCGCCCGCGGCAATTGGAATGCTCGTCTTCGCGGCGACTTCGGCCATCGCGCCTTCCTGTCCGGGCGGCACGGGCTCTTCGAACCAGAGCGGGTCGAACTTGGCGAGACGCTCGGCAAGACGAATGGCCGAGGACGGAACCATCTGCCCGTGCGTGCCGAACAGCAGGTCCGCCTTGCTGCCGACGGCCTCGCGTACCTTGCGGCAGAACGTTTCGCAGCGGTCCATGACTTCGAGTGAAATCTGGTGGCCGGAATAGGCGGTGTACGGGCCGGCCGGATCGAACTTCACGGCGGTGAAGCCGAGCGCCACGTTCTGCGCGGCGCATTCGGCGGCGAGATCGGGGTCGTCGTAATCGTATTCGCCGCGCGCGTTCTTCGGATACAGATACGTGTACGAGCGCAGACGTTCATGCACGCGTCCGCCGAGCAGTTCGTACACGGGCTTGCCCGCCGCCTTGCCGATGATGTCCCAGCAGGCCATTTCCAGACCGCTCACGACGCCCATCATCGTGAGATCGGGGCGCTGCGTGAAGCCGCTCGAATACGCTTCGCGATAGAAGCGTTCGACGTGATGCGGATCGTGGCCGAGCAGATAGCGCTCGAAGACATCGTCGATGACGGGCGTCATCGCCTTCGGATGGAACGTCGCGGAATAGATTTCGCCGACGCCTTCGATGCCGCAATCCGTGCGCAGCTTGACGAAGATCCAGTACATGCCGCCCACATGCGGCGGCGGAACAGCGACGACATACGTCTCCAACGCCGCGATTTTCATTGTTGCGCTTCCTTGCGATCGATTCTGTGTTTGAAGATGAGCCCCGCCACGCCGCCGAGCGCCGCCATGCACGCGACATAGCCGAAGTAAATCTGGTAGCCGAGCACGCCGGGATAGTTCTGCGTCAGATAGCCGTTCACGAGCGGCAGGAACGTGTCGGGCATATAGCCGAGCACGGACACGAGGCCGATGGCGAGCCCCATCGTTTCGGCGCGCACGTTGCACTGATCGAGCAGCGACCAGTAGAGCCCGCGAATGGCGTAAGTCATCACGCCGATGAAGAGCACCAGCACCGCGACGAGCGCGTGACTCGCGATATGCGGCGCGGCTATGAGCACGAGCAGCGCGAGCGCCGCGCAGAAGAGCGCCGCGACCAGCACGGAAATCTTCGAGAAGCGGTCGCCCAGAAAGCCGCCGCCGATGCCGCCGATCGGACGCATCCACAGCTTGAGCGTGGTGATCGCGCCGGCCATGACGACGGTCAAGCCGATTTCCTTCTCGTGCAGATATGCAGAAAAGCTATACGTCGCCCAGAAGACCTGATAGCCGCAGAACACGATGCCCGAGAGCAGCAGCAGTTCGCGGTTCCGAATGAGCGCGCCGAGTTCGCGCAGCACGTTGCTGTCGTTGCGCTTTTCCTGCGTCGCCGCGCCCGATTGCGGGTCGCGCACGAGACCGAGCACGATGCCAAGCCCGATGCAAAGAAACGCATAGAGATAGACCACGACGCGAAAGCCCGCCGCGTTCGATTCGCCGCGCGAATTCGTGATCCACGCGAACAGCGAAATGGCGATCGTCGCGAGCATCGCTTCGATCAGGCCGCGGCCACCATCGAGGAAGCCGAAGAAGCGGCCCTGCTCATCGGCGGATGCGATCAGCGAGACGCGCTTGATGATGGCCGCCCAGAACGTGAGGCCGGTCGTCAATCCCCAGCCACCGAAAATGACGACGAGCGAAGCGATCGACGGCGCGGTGGAATACCAGAGACCGAGCGCGCCCGTTGCGATCAGCGAGAACGTGATGAGCACGCGCGGCGCGATGCGGTCCGCGAGCCAGCCGCTCGGCAGATAGCAGACGAGGAAGATGGTGCCGAGCGCGGAATACAGATAGCCGAGCTGTGCTTCGCTGATGTGGAAGACTTCGAGCATCGTCGGCTGATAGACCTGCCGCAGATACAGGATCGGATAGATCGCGCCCGCCGCGATCACCAGCAGCGCAAGCTGAAGATAGCGGCTTGCGCGCGTGGCTTCGCGCGGCGACGCGCCCATGCTTGGGCTCGTCTGTACGGGATTCGTGGACAAGATGTGCTCCTCGAGGCGTCCGGCCATGCGCCGGCGCCGCCATGTGTTCTTGTGATGAGGGAAATGAAACGATGTGCGATGCGCGCGCTCAGTACTTCATGACGACGAGGCGCGTCTGCGTGAATTCGAGCATGCCGTGCTTGCCGTCGTCGCCGCCGATGCCCGAGCGTTTCCATCCGGCGTGGAAGCCCTGATACGGATCGGCGGGCGTGCGATTGATGTACAGCTCGCCCGCTTCGATCGCGTTGGCGACTTTCATCGCGTTGCGGTAGTTCTCCGTATAAAGCACCGAGGAGAGACCGAACTGATGATCGTTCGCCATCGCGAGGGCTTCGTCGAGCGTGCGATAGGGCAGCACGGCGAGCACCGGCCCGAAGGTCTCTTCCTGCACGATTTCCATGTCCTGACGGCAGTTCGAAAGCAGCGTCGGCGGATAGAAAAAGCCCTTGCGCGCAGGCACTTCGCCGCCCGTTTCCAGCTTCGCGCCCGCTTCGACGGCGCGGCGGACCATCGCGTGAATGCCCTTGCGCGATGCCTCGTTGACGAGCGGCCCCATGAAGCTCGCGTTCTCCGCGCGGTCGCCGATGCGCTTCGCGAGCATCTGCGCTTTCAGGAGCGCGACGAATTCATCGTGGATGCTTGCATGCACGTACACGCGCTCGATGGCCGTGCAGAGTTGCCCGCTGTGCGTGAGCTTCGATGCGACGAGTTCGCGCGCCGCCTTGTGCAGATCGGCATCCGCCTCGACGATGGCCGGCGTCTTGCCGCCGAGTTCGAGCGAAGGCTTCGCGATGTTCGCCTTGCAGTACTCGAGCACCTTGCGCCCCGCCGACACGCTGCCCGTCAGCGTGATCATGCCGACGGCCGGATGCGTGCAGACGGCTTCGGCCGTCGCGTGATCCATCGCGAGAATATTGACGATGCCCGCCGGAAGCGCGGCGCGCTCGACCGCGCGCGCGAGCGCGAACGCCGAGAGCGGCGTGTTGTTGCTCGGACGCACGACAACCGTGTTGCCCGCGATCAACGCCGGCGCGACCTTGCGCATCAGCGTGTAGATGGGGAAATTGAACGGGATCAGACACGCGACGACGCCGATCGGCTCGCGATGCAGCACGAGGTTTTCGTCGGGCGTATCGCTCGGAATGACTTCGCCTTCGATGCGCCGCGCCCATTCCGCGTGATAGCGCGTGATCTCGGCGGCGTACACGGCTTCGTTCGTCGCGTCGGCGACGCTCTTGCCGGATTCCATCGCGAGCGCCGCGCCGATCTCGACCGATGCCTCGACGATGGCGTCGGCCAGGCGCCGCATGTGCGCGGCGCGCTCGGCGGCAGGCGTCGCGCGCCAGCGTTTCTGCTCGGCGGCCGCGTGCTCGACGGCGGCGATGGCTTCTTCGCGCGATGCGTTGTGCACGCTGCCGACGACTTCCTCGGTAGCCGGATTGAGGACGGCGGTGACATCGGCGCTGGCGGGCTCGATGAAACGTCCATTCACGAAATTGCGTTCTGACATCATGCGTCTCGATTTTTGCGGGTCGTCGTGACCGGGAAAGAGGCTCGGGAAGGGCCGAGGCGCGGCCATTTGTCCACTTGCTGGCGGGCGATTTTTCCGCGCATCGCGCTGCAACGACAAGCGAGAATTTCGCTGGGCAATCATTCGAAAAACTCGCGCTCGACGCCTCGCCGAATCGCTTCGCGCAGGCATCGGGATGCCGCACAATCCGTCGCTCGACGTCCGCCGCTTCGGTCGAATGTCATTGGATATCCTTATCAAAAACAACACGTTTCGAGACACTTATGAGAATCAAAGCGCTTCTTGTCGCGGCAGTGAGCTGCGTGTCCTCCGCCGTCTTTGCGCAGACGAGCGTCACGCTATACGGCGTGCTCGACGAAGGCTTCGACTACACGAGCAACGTCGCGTCCGAACGCGTCTACGAACTGACGAGCGGCTATGCGTCGGGCAGCCGTTGGGGCATGCGCGGCGTCGAGGACCTCGGCGGCGGCACGCAGGCGGTGTTTCAGCTCGAAAGCGGCGTGAACGTCAGCAATGGCGCGGCGGGGCAAGGCGGCCGCATGTTCGGGCGTCAGGCGTATGTCGGCGTGCGCAATGCGCAATACGGCGCGGTGACGCTCGGCCGCCAGTACGATTCCGTCGTCGACTATCTCGCGCCCACGACGGCGAACGGCAACTTCGCCGGCTATCTGTTCGCGCATCCGTTCGACAACGACAACACGGACAACTCGTTTCGCGTCAACAACACCGTGAAATACGCGAGTCCCGCGTTCGGCGGCTTCCGCTTCGGCGGCACATACAGCTT of Caballeronia sp. Lep1P3 contains these proteins:
- the aldA gene encoding aldehyde dehydrogenase, giving the protein MMSERNFVNGRFIEPASADVTAVLNPATEEVVGSVHNASREEAIAAVEHAAAEQKRWRATPAAERAAHMRRLADAIVEASVEIGAALAMESGKSVADATNEAVYAAEITRYHAEWARRIEGEVIPSDTPDENLVLHREPIGVVACLIPFNFPIYTLMRKVAPALIAGNTVVVRPSNNTPLSAFALARAVERAALPAGIVNILAMDHATAEAVCTHPAVGMITLTGSVSAGRKVLEYCKANIAKPSLELGGKTPAIVEADADLHKAARELVASKLTHSGQLCTAIERVYVHASIHDEFVALLKAQMLAKRIGDRAENASFMGPLVNEASRKGIHAMVRRAVEAGAKLETGGEVPARKGFFYPPTLLSNCRQDMEIVQEETFGPVLAVLPYRTLDEALAMANDHQFGLSSVLYTENYRNAMKVANAIEAGELYINRTPADPYQGFHAGWKRSGIGGDDGKHGMLEFTQTRLVVMKY
- a CDS encoding mandelate racemase/muconate lactonizing enzyme family protein — translated: MKIAALETYVVAVPPPHVGGMYWIFVKLRTDCGIEGVGEIYSATFHPKAMTPVIDDVFERYLLGHDPHHVERFYREAYSSGFTQRPDLTMMGVVSGLEMACWDIIGKAAGKPVYELLGGRVHERLRSYTYLYPKNARGEYDYDDPDLAAECAAQNVALGFTAVKFDPAGPYTAYSGHQISLEVMDRCETFCRKVREAVGSKADLLFGTHGQMVPSSAIRLAERLAKFDPLWFEEPVPPGQEGAMAEVAAKTSIPIAAGERLTTKYEFFRLLDARAASILQFNVGRVGGLLEAKKIASLAEVYYAQIAPHLYNGPVGAAASVQIAACSPNFLIQESIGTWDGFHAQVLKTPIRWEDGYIVPSTEPGLGVELNMDVVRAHTPYTGERLHLQMASKPFDVKDLAPAKG
- a CDS encoding nitrate/nitrite transporter; this encodes MSTNPVQTSPSMGASPREATRASRYLQLALLVIAAGAIYPILYLRQVYQPTMLEVFHISEAQLGYLYSALGTIFLVCYLPSGWLADRIAPRVLITFSLIATGALGLWYSTAPSIASLVVIFGGWGLTTGLTFWAAIIKRVSLIASADEQGRFFGFLDGGRGLIEAMLATIAISLFAWITNSRGESNAAGFRVVVYLYAFLCIGLGIVLGLVRDPQSGAATQEKRNDSNVLRELGALIRNRELLLLSGIVFCGYQVFWATYSFSAYLHEKEIGLTVVMAGAITTLKLWMRPIGGIGGGFLGDRFSKISVLVAALFCAALALLVLIAAPHIASHALVAVLVLFIGVMTYAIRGLYWSLLDQCNVRAETMGLAIGLVSVLGYMPDTFLPLVNGYLTQNYPGVLGYQIYFGYVACMAALGGVAGLIFKHRIDRKEAQQ